The Sorangiineae bacterium MSr11367 genome window below encodes:
- a CDS encoding SDR family oxidoreductase, with translation MRNADIEVLVTGGTGFVGRWLLAALTARGRRVAAVVRRAAARSEELADFVAAIGGDPQRLMLVEGDVQAPSLGLEGAFAGVRDVFHVAGRYAFGMEAGEARRANVEGSLHAAEWALARPTLRRFVFVGGYRMTRPVPGLSRDAYPLREAEQSRLYRRHGAYEASKHESYLALQHFAKGRALLWTSVHPSSVIGDSRTGQTTQVLGLGDMVERLWRRKLPALVGTPRTFVPLVTVDYLASFLASVPERAETLGQELCVLDTATPPLPDLIRAVATHLGVSAPRLLLCAGLVRALPKALTGVEPETLSFLSEDRYDTAAAEAHATATGLEHPPLLTSVTRWCDYLVSTGFGTAASQQSIAMYQT, from the coding sequence ATGAGAAACGCCGACATCGAGGTGTTGGTCACGGGTGGCACGGGCTTCGTCGGGCGCTGGCTTCTGGCGGCGCTCACCGCGCGCGGGCGGCGGGTGGCGGCGGTGGTGCGCCGTGCGGCCGCGCGGTCCGAGGAGCTCGCGGATTTCGTCGCCGCGATCGGCGGCGATCCGCAGCGTCTGATGCTCGTCGAAGGCGATGTTCAGGCTCCGTCGCTCGGGCTCGAAGGGGCCTTCGCGGGCGTGCGGGACGTGTTCCACGTGGCGGGGCGCTATGCCTTCGGCATGGAGGCCGGCGAGGCACGTCGCGCCAATGTCGAGGGCTCGCTTCACGCGGCCGAATGGGCGCTGGCCCGCCCCACGCTTCGGCGCTTCGTGTTCGTCGGCGGCTACCGCATGACGCGCCCCGTGCCGGGTCTTTCGCGCGACGCGTATCCGTTGCGGGAGGCCGAGCAGTCGCGGCTTTATCGCCGGCACGGTGCGTACGAGGCCTCGAAGCACGAGTCGTATTTGGCATTGCAGCACTTCGCCAAGGGGCGCGCCCTTCTGTGGACCTCCGTCCACCCGAGCAGCGTCATCGGCGACTCGCGCACCGGCCAGACCACGCAGGTGCTCGGCCTCGGCGACATGGTGGAGCGACTCTGGCGGCGCAAGCTGCCGGCGCTGGTCGGCACCCCGCGGACGTTCGTGCCGCTGGTGACCGTCGACTACCTCGCCAGCTTTCTCGCCTCGGTTCCGGAGCGCGCCGAGACACTCGGACAGGAGCTCTGCGTCCTCGACACGGCGACCCCGCCGCTCCCGGACTTGATCCGCGCCGTGGCGACCCACCTCGGGGTGAGCGCTCCGCGGCTGCTCTTGTGCGCGGGCTTGGTTCGGGCGCTCCCAAAGGCGCTCACCGGTGTGGAGCCCGAGACCCTCTCGTTCCTCTCGGAGGACCGCTACGATACGGCCGCCGCCGAGGCGCACGCCACCGCCACCGGGCTCGAGCATCCGCCGCTCCTGACGAGCGTCACCCGGTGGTGCGATTACCTCGTGTCCACCGGTTTTGGCACCGCGGCGAGTCAACAGTCGATTGCAATGTATCAAACTTGA